In one Desulfoferula mesophila genomic region, the following are encoded:
- a CDS encoding ARPP-1 family domain-containing protein has product MENLKNHLDPLKLGRAQAHQNMALFPLLASDAGAPYYMTLEEAFEQGNLEVREKDQAGSVPELLLINQGPMSVLIVAGEELVGAKQNRIVNATFLIQANTEVILPVSCVEQGRWAYRSEKFSSGKRMMHASLRSAQHRDVMFNRRAMGGGFRADQGRIWADLDDKIESMAASAPSQAMSDLFESQRDHLSEYLKAFRLVECQVGGIFAINGKVVGLDLYGYQDTFEKFFERIVNSYALDALDWRQRRETPKPNQSLAKNFLDEAIEAPVERGSSLGLGEDIRIQTDNIVGAGLEHDGELLQLSAFMGSGNGNPGRRVGFRRFSSRREMF; this is encoded by the coding sequence ATGGAAAATTTGAAAAACCATTTGGATCCCTTAAAGCTAGGACGGGCCCAAGCTCACCAAAACATGGCCCTGTTCCCCCTACTGGCATCGGATGCGGGGGCTCCCTACTACATGACCCTTGAGGAGGCCTTTGAGCAAGGTAACCTGGAGGTGCGCGAAAAGGACCAGGCGGGGAGCGTGCCTGAACTGCTCCTGATCAACCAGGGGCCGATGAGTGTATTGATCGTAGCCGGGGAGGAACTGGTGGGCGCCAAGCAGAACCGTATCGTCAATGCCACTTTTCTGATCCAGGCCAATACCGAGGTTATTCTGCCTGTCAGCTGCGTGGAGCAGGGCCGCTGGGCCTACCGTTCGGAAAAGTTCTCGAGTGGCAAGCGGATGATGCACGCCAGCCTGCGAAGCGCCCAGCACAGGGACGTCATGTTCAATCGCCGGGCCATGGGAGGGGGGTTTCGCGCCGATCAGGGCCGGATATGGGCCGACTTGGATGACAAGATAGAAAGCATGGCCGCCTCGGCCCCTTCACAGGCGATGTCCGATCTTTTTGAAAGTCAACGGGACCACCTGAGCGAATACCTCAAAGCCTTCCGTCTGGTGGAGTGTCAGGTGGGGGGGATATTCGCCATCAACGGCAAGGTGGTCGGTTTGGATCTCTATGGCTACCAGGACACCTTCGAGAAATTCTTCGAAAGGATAGTAAACAGCTACGCCCTGGACGCCCTGGACTGGCGTCAACGGAGGGAGACCCCAAAGCCCAATCAGAGCCTGGCCAAAAACTTTCTGGATGAAGCCATCGAGGCGCCGGTGGAGCGGGGATCTTCCTTGGGCCTGGGTGAGGACATCCGCATCCAAACAGACAACATCGTCGGAGCCGGCCTGGAGCATGATGGTGAACTCCTGCAACTATCTGCCTTCATGGGATCCGGCAACGGCAATCCTGGCAGGAGAGTTGGCTTCAGGAGATTCTCCAGCCGGAGGGAGATGTTCTAA
- a CDS encoding helix-turn-helix transcriptional regulator: MRGDQLARQWRIIRAIEGARYGLTVAELALLEETSVRTVYRDLEALHEAGFPIYAEKVDRAKKWFLVDTYSFKVPPPFTLTELMSLWVYRDLIKAFQGTAFFDSLESLFKKVQVTLPPTTLAYLDRIKSTFSVDIKPYKEYGPYREIINQANQAALDCKSIEIAYTPLRTDKETIRKVDPYKIWFHDGSIYLIGHCHLRGEVRMFVVDRMKLVRLTEDHFEIPKNFDFEKYMRHRFKVMQGELYEVKILISPEWSRWVGEKIWHSSQRVKRLKDGSLEVCFDVAGLQEIKMWVLGLGGEAKVIKPDSLRKEILEEARKIAHHYLDDQSKEREVI; encoded by the coding sequence TTGCGCGGAGATCAGCTTGCCAGGCAGTGGCGCATCATCAGGGCCATTGAGGGGGCCAGGTACGGCCTGACCGTCGCCGAACTCGCGCTTCTCGAAGAAACCAGCGTCAGGACGGTCTACCGCGACCTCGAGGCCCTTCATGAAGCCGGATTTCCCATTTACGCCGAGAAAGTCGACCGGGCCAAGAAATGGTTTCTGGTGGACACCTACAGCTTCAAGGTGCCTCCCCCCTTCACCCTCACGGAACTGATGTCACTCTGGGTCTATCGCGACCTGATCAAGGCCTTTCAAGGTACAGCGTTTTTTGATTCACTGGAGTCGCTTTTCAAGAAGGTGCAGGTAACCCTCCCACCGACCACCTTGGCCTATTTGGATCGCATAAAATCGACCTTCAGTGTGGATATAAAACCTTACAAGGAATACGGCCCTTACCGAGAGATCATCAACCAGGCCAACCAAGCCGCATTAGACTGCAAGAGCATTGAGATCGCCTACACGCCCTTGCGCACCGACAAGGAAACCATACGTAAGGTCGATCCCTACAAGATATGGTTCCACGACGGGAGCATCTATCTGATCGGCCACTGTCATCTGCGGGGCGAAGTAAGGATGTTTGTGGTTGATCGCATGAAACTAGTGCGACTCACTGAAGACCACTTTGAAATTCCCAAAAACTTCGACTTCGAGAAATACATGCGCCACCGATTCAAGGTGATGCAGGGTGAACTCTACGAGGTAAAGATTCTTATCTCTCCGGAGTGGTCTAGATGGGTCGGGGAAAAAATTTGGCACAGCAGCCAACGGGTGAAAAGGCTCAAGGACGGCAGCCTCGAAGTTTGCTTCGATGTTGCTGGGTTGCAAGAAATCAAGATGTGGGTGCTTGGCTTAGGCGGGGAGGCCAAGGTTATTAAGCCAGATTCTTTGCGCAAGGAGATCCTTGAAGAGGCTCGTAAAATCGCACACCATTACCTAGATGATCAGTCAAAGGAACGCGAGGTCATCTAG
- a CDS encoding DEAD/DEAH box helicase, whose protein sequence is MQDNDDKLKVPFKKGDQVIDRNNPGSLGTFTGKAFKAGPIVMVQLAFPGGNIKSVPLKSLESPRQDSGTIEEKFRRRHFGRMDDFKRLLTYEKLKGTLHEVIYSMEAAQIKFYPYQFKPVLKFINSPTERLILADEVGLGKTIEAALIWIEVQARNQAKRLLVVCPKMLQRKWQDELRTKFMIDARISDFSELKREVKLLKKEGPAHSFALICSYSGLIAPRNELKLLKNPPEEGSICSPKTNFQRDLRHWDQGYDVFDMVLFDEAHYMRNASTSTFNLGLSLCDAANAVLCITATPVNNSNEDLRNLIKLVDEDFLETKNLFEELIIANRPTVQLCNELSRQPPDMEKVRKAAADMAHSNFIEESPLYTRLVKEIESLDPNDKQGIALCHDLGERLNLLGGYINRTRRVQVKENRPVRHAVVLTVKYKPEEMILYDTILEVVRRKCLQEDRPFHIFHMLGLQLRAASCLPVVAQDIVDGRFGEIEELTEEILEDELFATSDQLTFGDILDPKELEEVLDFDFEKNDSKYFIMLDMLRKTPPKEKIIIFSYYIPTLFYLKRRLGNDDVSVAIIHGSMSIDERLEEIARFRKPTGPRVLLSSEVGSEGIDLQFCKTLVNYDLPWNPMRVEQRIGRIDRIGQKSKKLTIVNFKVEDTVEERLYERLHEKLDRFRNSLGDLEAVIGNEVRKLQMQVLSQRLSPIQELKMMEQSEQVIETRLRQLQALEESGDTLIALSDYVQKQIEEDREKGRYVQPKELEDYLIDFFEREFHGCELNQNTPSTGCLRLKLNPVAQMSLSSYLQEDRSLLARPLRQKEINLTFDNEIKARLPATLQQKVHFANHLSPLIKWVTAINSQREHRFHNVSALLLEHPELNPGIYTYRIERWRMQGIASKEILAYAVQNIETGSTYLKAKAESIVRQLLETGRDWDHLDFDLDTLLSSQENLQSTMMESFSRAITEFDANNENMHRIRVRRVSAFFDRVIAANRKALETVTREVRKPHIIDLNQRKLDRSIENKENRISKLNQRATIECEQADVAAGVFLAVS, encoded by the coding sequence ATGCAAGACAATGATGACAAACTCAAAGTTCCATTCAAGAAGGGCGACCAAGTAATCGATCGCAACAATCCGGGAAGTCTGGGAACTTTCACTGGTAAAGCCTTCAAAGCAGGCCCCATCGTGATGGTCCAACTCGCATTTCCTGGTGGTAACATCAAATCCGTTCCACTGAAATCCCTGGAATCACCGAGGCAAGATAGCGGAACCATCGAGGAGAAGTTTCGCAGGAGGCACTTCGGCCGCATGGATGATTTCAAGAGGCTGCTTACCTACGAAAAGCTCAAAGGCACTCTGCACGAAGTCATCTATTCCATGGAAGCCGCCCAGATAAAGTTTTATCCGTATCAATTCAAGCCAGTCCTTAAGTTCATCAACTCACCGACGGAGCGTTTGATCCTAGCTGATGAGGTTGGTTTGGGCAAGACTATCGAGGCAGCCCTTATCTGGATCGAGGTGCAAGCAAGAAATCAGGCAAAACGTCTACTGGTCGTCTGTCCAAAGATGCTCCAGCGCAAATGGCAGGACGAGCTACGAACCAAGTTCATGATCGATGCCCGGATTTCAGACTTTTCGGAATTGAAACGAGAGGTGAAGCTACTTAAGAAGGAGGGTCCTGCTCACTCGTTCGCGCTGATATGCTCCTATTCCGGACTCATTGCTCCCAGAAACGAATTAAAGCTTCTCAAGAATCCGCCCGAAGAAGGATCGATCTGCTCGCCTAAAACGAACTTCCAGAGGGACCTGAGGCACTGGGACCAGGGTTATGATGTTTTCGACATGGTCCTTTTCGACGAGGCCCACTACATGCGCAACGCATCCACCTCAACATTCAATCTGGGTTTGAGCCTCTGCGATGCGGCAAATGCGGTCCTTTGCATCACGGCAACCCCGGTAAACAACAGCAACGAGGATCTGCGCAATCTGATCAAGCTGGTGGACGAAGACTTCCTTGAAACCAAAAATCTTTTCGAAGAGCTCATCATTGCCAACCGGCCAACAGTACAACTCTGCAATGAACTTTCCCGTCAGCCCCCAGACATGGAAAAGGTTAGAAAAGCTGCCGCAGACATGGCGCACAGCAACTTTATCGAAGAATCGCCTCTATATACCAGACTCGTTAAGGAGATCGAAAGCCTGGATCCAAACGACAAACAGGGCATCGCTCTATGCCACGACCTTGGCGAAAGGCTGAATCTGCTGGGTGGATACATTAACCGGACAAGACGAGTGCAGGTGAAGGAGAACCGACCAGTACGGCATGCCGTGGTCCTGACAGTCAAGTACAAGCCGGAGGAGATGATCCTGTACGACACTATCCTCGAGGTGGTCAGGAGAAAGTGCTTGCAGGAAGACCGCCCATTTCACATATTCCATATGTTGGGCCTACAGCTGCGCGCGGCAAGCTGCCTCCCCGTGGTTGCCCAGGATATCGTCGACGGACGATTCGGGGAGATTGAGGAATTGACGGAAGAGATTCTCGAGGACGAACTGTTCGCAACCTCAGACCAGCTCACATTCGGCGACATCCTGGATCCGAAAGAACTCGAGGAGGTTCTGGACTTCGATTTCGAGAAGAATGACAGCAAGTACTTCATCATGCTCGACATGCTTCGTAAGACCCCTCCGAAGGAAAAAATCATCATTTTCTCCTATTACATTCCGACCCTGTTCTATCTAAAGCGGCGCCTAGGCAACGATGATGTCTCGGTCGCGATCATCCACGGTAGCATGTCTATCGACGAACGGCTGGAGGAGATTGCTAGGTTTCGCAAGCCGACAGGGCCTCGCGTTCTCCTTTCATCGGAGGTAGGCAGCGAGGGCATCGATCTGCAGTTCTGCAAGACTCTGGTTAATTATGATCTGCCCTGGAACCCTATGCGCGTGGAACAACGCATAGGGCGCATCGACCGGATCGGACAAAAATCGAAGAAATTAACCATCGTCAATTTCAAGGTCGAGGACACTGTCGAAGAGAGACTGTATGAAAGACTCCACGAAAAGCTTGATCGGTTCAGGAACAGTCTAGGCGATCTCGAGGCAGTAATCGGGAACGAGGTGAGAAAGCTACAGATGCAGGTACTGAGCCAGCGCCTAAGTCCCATACAGGAACTGAAGATGATGGAGCAGTCGGAACAGGTGATCGAGACCAGGCTTAGACAATTGCAGGCACTTGAGGAATCGGGGGACACTCTCATCGCCCTGTCTGACTATGTCCAGAAACAGATCGAGGAGGACCGAGAAAAAGGTCGCTACGTTCAGCCGAAGGAACTGGAGGACTACCTGATTGACTTCTTTGAACGGGAGTTCCATGGATGTGAGCTGAACCAGAATACTCCCAGTACGGGCTGCTTGAGGCTTAAGCTCAATCCGGTGGCACAGATGTCCCTCTCCTCGTATCTGCAAGAAGACAGGAGCTTGCTAGCGCGACCCCTAAGACAAAAGGAAATAAACCTGACTTTCGACAACGAGATCAAAGCCAGATTGCCGGCAACCCTGCAGCAGAAGGTGCACTTCGCGAACCACCTTTCCCCCCTAATCAAATGGGTGACTGCCATAAACAGCCAGAGAGAGCACAGGTTCCACAACGTCTCTGCGTTGCTCTTGGAGCACCCCGAACTCAATCCGGGCATCTATACATATAGGATCGAGAGATGGAGGATGCAGGGTATCGCGAGCAAGGAAATCCTGGCCTACGCCGTACAAAACATTGAGACCGGAAGTACCTATCTGAAAGCCAAAGCGGAAAGTATAGTCAGACAGCTATTGGAAACTGGAAGGGACTGGGACCACCTCGACTTCGACTTGGACACCTTGCTCAGCTCACAAGAGAACCTACAGTCCACTATGATGGAGTCGTTCAGCAGAGCGATCACAGAATTCGACGCTAACAACGAAAACATGCACCGAATCAGGGTTCGACGCGTTTCGGCGTTTTTCGACCGGGTGATCGCTGCAAATAGAAAGGCCCTAGAGACGGTCACGAGAGAAGTAAGAAAACCGCACATAATCGATCTGAACCAGAGGAAACTGGACCGATCGATTGAGAACAAAGAGAACCGCATATCTAAACTGAACCAGCGGGCAACGATCGAGTGCGAACAGGCGGATGTGGCAGCTGGGGTCTTCTTGGCTGTCAGTTAG